In Candidatus Methylomirabilota bacterium, a genomic segment contains:
- a CDS encoding CoA-binding protein: MGGWREKLITGDDDLRSILRAAKTIAVVGANAGAGEPAYYVPAYLARQGYRIRPVNPTITGRRLFDVPVVATLGDLDELADVIEIFRRPQYLPGHAAEILALPWRPAAVWFQLGLRNDEAAERLARAGIRVVQDRCMMPEHRRLTGVRAAGRRGAGAPPSEASL, encoded by the coding sequence ATGGGCGGCTGGAGAGAGAAGCTGATCACCGGCGACGACGACCTGCGATCCATCCTGCGCGCGGCCAAGACCATCGCCGTGGTGGGCGCCAACGCGGGCGCCGGCGAGCCCGCCTATTACGTGCCGGCCTATCTCGCGCGGCAGGGGTACCGCATCCGGCCCGTCAATCCGACGATCACCGGTCGGCGCCTCTTCGACGTGCCCGTCGTGGCGACGCTCGGGGATCTGGACGAGCTGGCGGACGTCATCGAGATCTTCCGGCGGCCCCAGTACCTGCCGGGCCACGCCGCGGAGATTCTGGCGCTGCCCTGGCGGCCGGCGGCGGTGTGGTTCCAGCTCGGCCTCCGCAACGACGAGGCCGCCGAGCGGCTGGCCCGCGCCGGGATCCGGGTGGTGCAGGATCGCTGCATGATGCCAGAGCACCGGCGCTTGACGGGAGTGCGAGCCGCAGGACGTCGCGGGGCTGGGGCCCCGCCGTCCGAGGCGAGCCTATGA